The genomic stretch ATTAACTCAAGCCACTTCATTACGTAGATAGCGCAGTCATAGCTGAAaacgaagaaaataaattacaaatctcatttaggaaagtttaatgttcagagtcacaaatttataccttgttttttggcctgaaattttaacatatgaggctttaatttccttctccttctcacCTTTCTCGAGAGGTTTCCCGCCGGCATATGTTATCAATCTTGAAAATATATATCCCTTAAATACCAAAACAAATCAGTAATACACCCGAATGAATGGACAAGATACACCCAACTGAATATGGAATATACACCCAACTCAACCTTCAAAATAGACCTATCTATTAAAGTAAAGAAGACAGAGGCAACTTACAGTGAATTTATTAATGTCCTTTCTCTCATCGCTTGGAGCTTTTTTGTGTAGCGGGTCAAGTATTTGACATTTCCGCTTTGTTGTATTTATCAGCCATAACCACCAATGTCCCGAGTGGCAAACAGGAGCAAAAATCTGAAGGATTGCCACATTTCAACAGtctgttattttatttggcatATAAGTGAATAAGCGTACTAACAAATTTACGAAACGAAAACTTACATATGGATgcgaacttaatttttttctatctatGAATTCAATGAAACTCGGGTAGGCTTCCACCCTGAATTCTTTGTTCGTTTTCGGGGATATGAATTCCCCCCTTGGGTGATCCGAAAGTGCCATGCTCTGCAAGAATTGCGATACAAGAAATGAAAAACCGAAAATACACAACATACACCCAAATCAAAgcacaaaatacacccaaatcaaagcataaaatacacccaaagttcgtagaagtaacacttaccacaatatcaggggggagacagtatatttgttcctgaaacctcttttcatttttctggtTTAGGATGAGGCAGATGGCAGATACAATCTAGAAATATATGCCGAAATCAATTTTACATTAATAAACGTCGCAGTTGACTTTGGTgtaaaaacattaatgttagTCTAAAATTACCTGAGATTCTATATCACTTTTTGCCTGGAGGGATGCAAGGTGCATTCTGATCAAAATGTATTCTCCTTGGCCAATCAGAGTGCACATCTCCTCATACTCGTTAGTATTGCCATCTGCGTCTTCCTTCAGTCTCGTCCCCCAGATGTAGCACTTTTGTTTCATATCATCCGGAATTTGATTTATTCCCCCAGGAGTTTCAAACTTTGCAGAACTTTCTCCCCCAGTCTCCCTCTGAATTTGTGGACTTTCGTCTTTTCCCTTTGACGCACTGCTTGCTAACTTTTGGACCAAACTGTCCAATTGTTCTAGCATAGTTGCAGTTTCTGGAGATTTTTCCCTTTCTGTCTCCTGCGTCGACGCCCCCTCCTGGCTTGAATCTGTCAATCCGAGGTTGAATGATGGCATCCCCGGATCTGTTTTAGGAACATAGGTTGCTGTCCGTGCCATCATCAACAGGGCAGCAGCGTCCTCTGCGTCTGGATGACTGCATCATTATGTATAAGAATAAGAGTAAGAATAAGAATATACAGATGATAAGCAAAGATTGATTCTAGTCTAATGAACTTACATTTTTGTTGGAGCTGGGGGAAGCTTGGGTGTTGTTTCTTGAAGTTGTTTGGGGGTTTCAGGAGTGCTGCACAGTTACACAAAATTAATCAGGAagaatatacacccaaactgttatcaaatatacacccaaactctAAATAAATATACACCCAATATTATTTTCTTACGTTTCTCTAGCCCCTTCAATCTGTAGCATAGGGGTTGGTTCGGAATCTGCGTCAGTGGTTGTTTGCTGGGATGCCGGCACAAAAAACTGGATCGGGACTctaaacaagaataaaaatgaaaggttaacaacgtatttgaaaataataaggttataaggttgaaataTTCTTGGAAAACTCACATTGCAAGCGCTTCCGACGGCGTTTGTTCCCTAACAACCATCATATTGGAATCATTCGGAGTCaacctaaaatacacccaaagaaggtcaaaaaatacacccgaacaattcaaaaagaagacgggctttgttttttgagaacttacataattgcagtttttgcttttttttgctgcctttttttcttgaataaaataataaagggcttttttttctaaaaaaaatatatacagaattagaagtaaaagttattagaagaacaaaagtaacggttatttgaaagagaaattacatgctCTGAGACGGCTGGTTTACACTACTCTGTTCTGTGCGTGCTTGAGAGGAAGGATCATCACTTCCCAAGTTCACAGCCGGTAGTCTAAACAGATTTCATGTTATTCAAACGAAATATACATCCAACTTAGTAAACAAGATACACCCAACTTGAtccacaaaatacacccaaattgTATCACAGAATACATCCAAATCatgataacaagattttattaaataataaagcttCTTACGTTTCAGAGGACACATAGCGACCTTCTGTCGATCGCAGGTCAGCTTGGTTGTCCCTGCGAAACAAGATACAGTTATTAGcaaacaaaagacaccaaaatcTCAAATACACAGCCCAGCAAGACATACCCCTCTGCAGCAGATTTATGAACGTTTTCCCCTAGCCATTCATCAAGTTCGTCACTCGATATTTCATATCTCTCACTACATTCATAAAATAAGacgttaacaaaaataattacgatGATAGACCGTAGTATAGCTTACGAGGTACTATACCCGTCAAAGTATTGATCTTCTTCAGGAAGTGAATCCTCCACAACAACTTTGTTCTTTTTTTGTGGTGTTCTGGGTGGAAAAAAAAACAGTAccaatcagaaataaaaaattaattttatcacagaATTTTATCCAAAGAATTGCTTACTTTTTTGgagttatttttgtttttttctttttcttctccttcttcccaGGTGATGATTCTTCGCTCCTATAAGTCAATAAAAGACACTTCAGTTAATACACAAAATCTTTATGAAGAagccaaaagaaaggagtaataatttcaggacaTTACTCATCACTTGGTTCAGATTCAGATTCTGAGTCAGAATCTGACTCCTCTTGcctctgctttctttttcttgagtccattctggaaggcaaacaattgtcatttagaacatactaaaaatacacccaaatgaattcaCGAGATACACCCAACTAAATatacaatatacacccaactcAGCAAACGAAACACACCCTGCTTAATAAGCTACATACACCCAACGTGGacaaacaaaatacacccaaaccgaaaaagaaattacacccaagtatggtacttactttttcccctttttgctGGGGTGTTTTCTTCCCGAATCCTCTGAGTCTTCTTGAGCCTcagactcagaggtagaagTGTCACTGTCAGTAGTTTCTGTGTCCGAAGACGATGTTGGGTTcgccttccttttttttgttttttttatttcttgtttttttttcttttttttctttttttctcattttttctcttGTCTCCGCCAACTTCACAATCCCCTGAAACatgagatattttagttagcaCCATTCGGGTAAATAAAATACACCAACTTATTATGATTACTCACCAAAATTTCCTCTCTCTGCATTCATTCTTTCCACCAACTGCTCCTTAGTCCAGTTGGCAATCCATGGCTTTGGTGGTCTTTCAACCCTGTTCTTGCCTATGTTTTTTGAAAGATGAAAGTAGATTATCATCAGGGCGAAGAGGCAGCCATTGATtgccttctttttcttctcttgatAGTCTGTTATGCCCTTGATCATGAAGGTCAAAACATGCCCCCCCAGTTTCTCTCCTCTATGCCGTCCATCTTAAAAATTGGGACCAGGTGCACGGGCGATATTTTGTTTATCGTCGTTGGCAAAAGGAACGCCATCTGTATGTAGAGGATGAATATCCTCTTGAACATCAGGCGTTCCTCTTCGTTGCCAACGCCGATTTCCATCATTTCATCGGTAAGACTTTTGAGGGTCTTACCCTGGAATCttctataaattattttgtcatcatcagaaagtttcttatagtcaactttctcaggaaatagatctcctacaaaaaggaaGACAACAAAGCATCCAAGTCGGTTCAAATACACCCAAGCATCAGGTTAATATACACCCAAGCAACAACTTAATATTCATCTATAATTTTGAGCTAATTACCTGTTGCATTGATGCCAAGCGCATCACCTATTTTTTTTGGGGTTATTTGGAAAGAACCATATCCTGTCTTCAGTTTGTTCTCCCCAAGTTTGAAGTTGTTTGCCAGCTCCCTTAAGAGTTGGTGATCCACCCTCAGTGGTGGGATGTGCATCAACCCACCGAATCCAAGATCCCTCACAATCGCCTTCTTCTCCTCAGTCATGTTTCTGAACTTATCATTCAGGAGATGTGTGGCACATTTAAGGTCTTTAGTTTGGTTTCTTGCTGCCATTTTCTCTGaaactaaaaatacacccaaagatatcagtaatatacacccatatatatatgactcagatacacccattgataacaaAAAGATACATCCATTGataacagtaagatacacccatatatatgagtcagatacacccattgataacagtgAGATAAACCCATAGATATTATTCAGATACACCCAAAGATGTCAaacaagatacacccattgattacagtgagatacacccatagatattatTCAGATACATCCATATagatatcagtcagatatcaCTCAACCATGCTTCAATATCAAGCCACATTACAATGTTAAGCAGTTTACACCCCCGAATCTACGGAATAAACCcccaaaaatcaacaaaaatagcAGGAGAACTTAGAATAACAATGTAGAACGACGTAGAACTTAGAAGAACGACGTATAACTTAGAACAGTGTAACAAAGAAGCAAGAGTAATAGTAAACCCTAGAAGAACGACgtagaagaaaagtaaaatatacagtATTTTAATGGACTTACGTTGAGTATTCTTGGTTTGttttttcttcagattcttcaCAGAGAGGTTGATGGTGTTTTGATGCAGTTTTTGAACTACGATTTCTATATTTTGAAACTTGATTTTCGCTCGAAAATGAGAGGGTTTCGTTGTTTTGAAAGCGCCTTGAGAaatggaagaagtggaagaagtggaagagtctgCCATACGTAACCGTTCGAATGTTGAGCGCGTGATTTTGACGCGCCATCTTATCTCTCTTCATGCGCGTGATTTCTGTTTGGGCTGGGCCAACTTGTTTGCTTGTaggcttgtatgtgtagcaggcccgtTATTAAAAACATTTCTTCCAGCGTCGATTGAGGTCCTTGTTGTTCAAATATTGGCTTCTGTTTTTTGAAGCCCAAATCAACCCATCAACCCCAACTCAAAATATCACAGCTATCCCGATCAGAGAGAAGTCAAGAATTCCTCGTCAGGGCCAGGACGGAATCATAACAAGTGGCGGTGAAGAAAAGATAGTGATGAGTCCTAACGACAACGGCGGTTCACGTTACGGCAACACATAAAGTTAGTCGACACAGTAATGACGAGGTACGAGAGCTGCGTCTTCTTTGCATGGGGGAGGCGATGTCGCGGTGTCAATTTGTTGAAAGCATCGGCCATGGAAATGGAGCAAAGTTGCAGCAAGTAGATTTAGGAAAGAAGGGAGATCAAATTCGTTCGGGTTGGGGCATGGATTTTGTGTTCTGGTCTGGGCCTTTTTTTTACACCAAATACTAAccaaaaaacaacaaaagaaaaaggtatCACAGGTGCCTAGCTCATAAAAAATGGTAGCCAATGATATCTCAGTTCCAACAGCAAAGATCACTGGCGACAGCATTAGCATTTCGGATTCGAACGCAGTGTATACAATGAAAACAATGCTAAGCAGCGGTACCAAAACAGAATCTCCATCTTCGCACACTTCAAACCACTCTCAATCTCAGAGCTATTAGTATAGAAGACCAATTTAATAGAGGCCAGAAATGAGGAGTTACGGAGGTAGCAGAGAATTAGGCGAGAAAAgagtaatttttttgtttttggtacAAGAAGagattaattgttagcataaggtggttgtgttttttttaatatactaGTATTCTTACCCGAAATAATATTATGAGaatataaattttgattatGACACAAAATTTATagcattaaattaaatttagaaaaaagtCGTAAGAGATAAAAGTCTCCGTTGGTTAAGAAGAACAGAATTTCTGtcgataaaaaaattaaataataaatttttagttattattttcatatgaaacagttcaattttttactaataattaattttaatatttattatctaaaatttaaaagaatttaacatgtatacttttatatttaattatgtgtTAAGTCTGTTGcacaaatagaaataattaatttttgtacttgttatttaaaaataataattttttctttatatatataaaaatataattatatattagcataaaaaaatttatattgatagttataaaattaactcaaatttatttttttaaaaacaattgaatattgattctaacttttaattataacatttatattttctctaaattatatgtaataaatatttgaagaaaaagaagtaaaaatatagattaaaaagATAAGCAGTAAAAATTTGaagctaaataaaaaatatgcaaataataatatttttatttaaattatattatgttgttaattttattttttgtaaaacaGAAAGGTAGAGAGaaatagagaatgagagaaaagagagagaaagataaagaagaagaatgagagagggggtttattaattttggaagctaaattttttttattttaattataataaaaaatatctaataacatattttaatttgacagattactaatataaattataaattatatagaGTGGGAAGGATAGAGacaaatagaaagaaaagagagaggtaGATAAGAGAATGTAAAAAGAAGGTTTACtaattttggagaaaaatattttctctaaatttTAATGAGAGAATGTTGTGTGAcacattttagttattaaattagttagtaatatataaatataaaatatactatagttatattttaattttaattttaattttaatttaatttgaatgtAATTAGAGAATATCATGTtgtatattttgattgttaaatttgtaattagtcattgataattatatataaGAGAAATAAAGTGAGTGAAGGAATGAGAGAGATAGAAAAAAGGAGTGAGGAGGgaaaactttttaattttagagaaaaagatttgatttcaattacaataaacGAGCGACATGTGatgtattttgattataaaattagtaatatataatgaattttaatattatattagaatCAAGTGTAcatttaacttatttttctaaaaattggttgaaaaataaaaattattttaacaaatttctctttctctacacacatacatacatacatagaAGAGCATTAactaattatataaaatttgtgtctcaattaatcaaatttataaaaattatatataatattatattttttggacTATATGAATGTACTAATAGTCACCCAAAAAAATATGAATGTTactcattataaaaaaaataaaggaacaTTCAGATATGACACTGTTTTTTGGGCTTGATAGCTGGGTATGACTAAGCAAAAATATTTCAGTTTGTGTTTTTGTTCCTTTAAGCAAATAGTCCAATCGTCCAAAACGGGGTATTTATGCAaatattagttttttaaaatgtCACTATATAATATATGACAACTACAGAGGTTTTTGCTTAAATAATGAAAAAACCTGAGAAGGCACAAATAGGTGTCAGAAGTTATCGGTGCATCATTCACCTCATCTTGCCAAGTGCAGGTTATAAGTCACTGGTGCAccaaaattacactcacactatgtaatttcgcacaactaactaacaagtgcactgggtcgtccaagtaataccttacatgagtaagggtcgatcctatggagattgccggcttgaagcaagctatggttatcttattattcttagtcaggatatgaatagggttctttagttttaattgtaaaaagtgaaagagcatgaaatgaatatttgttacgcagtaatggagaatgggttggagttttggagatgctttgcccgttgaatttctgctttcctattgtctttctcttcacgcacgcaggtctccttccatggtaaggtgtatgttggtggatcaccgttgtaaATGGCTACTagccgtcctctcagtgaaaagggtccatgtacatggctaatcatctgttggttctcactaatgttggaataggatcca from Arachis stenosperma cultivar V10309 chromosome 9, arast.V10309.gnm1.PFL2, whole genome shotgun sequence encodes the following:
- the LOC130949971 gene encoding uncharacterized protein LOC130949971 produces the protein MDSRKRKQRQEESDSDSESESEPSDESEESSPGKKEKKKKKTKITPKKTPQKKNKVVVEDSLPEEDQYFDGERYEISSDELDEWLGENVHKSAAEGDNQADLRSTEGRYVSSETLPAVNLGSDDPSSQARTEQSSVNQPSQSMLTPNDSNMMVVREQTPSEALAIVPIQFFVPASQQTTTDADSEPTPMLQIEGARETTPETPKQLQETTPKLPPAPTKIHPDAEDAAALLMMARTATYVPKTDPGMPSFNLGLTDSSQEGASTQETEREKSPETATMLEQLDSLVQKLASSASKGKDESPQIQRETGGESSAKKTQMAILTSMRRCAL